In Microvenator marinus, one genomic interval encodes:
- a CDS encoding TetR/AcrR family transcriptional regulator has product MDESRQKKILIAAERLVIHYGVSKTTISDIAREAHIGVGTVYLEFKSKDEILAELARRKHAYVLERMRGAAAQHAEFSGKFMAMMNARVDAFIRIAEPGAHATELVHCACDAVHREFEAFKDAQKKILADLLVEHLDHPNTQALVTSIFRAYATFTPPTLYSQRFSDLAKELEAMHHLVLHGLCSSDSESGE; this is encoded by the coding sequence ATGGATGAGAGCCGACAAAAGAAAATATTGATCGCAGCAGAAAGGCTTGTCATCCATTACGGTGTCTCAAAGACCACCATCTCTGACATTGCCAGAGAGGCGCATATTGGTGTCGGCACGGTCTACCTCGAGTTTAAGTCCAAGGACGAGATTTTGGCGGAGCTCGCGCGCCGAAAACACGCCTACGTGCTTGAGCGAATGCGAGGCGCAGCTGCACAGCACGCCGAGTTCTCCGGAAAGTTCATGGCCATGATGAATGCACGTGTGGACGCCTTCATCCGGATAGCCGAGCCAGGTGCACATGCCACCGAGTTGGTTCATTGCGCCTGTGATGCTGTTCACCGCGAGTTTGAGGCCTTCAAAGACGCTCAGAAGAAGATTCTGGCGGACCTGCTTGTCGAACACCTCGACCACCCAAATACTCAAGCGCTGGTGACCTCGATCTTCAGAGCTTATGCCACGTTCACGCCCCCAACTCTCTACTCACAGAGGTTCTCGGACCTCGCAAAAGAGCTCGAGGCCATGCACCATCTGGTGCTTCACGGACTATGTTCCTCCGATTCAGAATCCGGA